A region of Haloplanus sp. XH21 DNA encodes the following proteins:
- a CDS encoding DUF7096 domain-containing protein codes for MRALPVIVATLLLLSAAVVGPVGGLPVDRGTSPQAVTEPSDAVAQTEGNRTPLQQINVLGVPSESVDRSSVDEQYVDLGSGVGLSADATTERLRTLAMVERIEAANTTDMRRARLQTALRDLEAAVDDLDQQQIRAIRAYNRGEHTEKELLVSLVRIRNTADELGERRSRLEQLAAETPRFEIDRGRLASIGNRLSAFTGPVRAHAASVLRGEAGPHRFYLATGPQSVTLTTIVDDAYLREAYRGDLRNGAGDPIELETALDIVATSYPVIWNTTREQTQVFGGGETYPVRIAHGRGDLTAFVDSNARVVYAEHQRRPLDTMVVDRRVERSNGDLHLTVNHTYPGGPVQAQVDTDSPSDVSISMTAGPGAATPIGTTGDDGTLWTLSPNRQYTITAADGDRNVSAVVPVGTPPLVVAPERNASDSTPTPTPEG; via the coding sequence ATGAGAGCCCTCCCCGTCATCGTTGCCACCCTCCTCCTTCTCTCGGCTGCGGTGGTCGGACCGGTCGGCGGACTCCCCGTCGACCGCGGTACGTCTCCTCAGGCCGTTACCGAGCCGAGCGACGCCGTCGCACAGACCGAGGGTAATCGGACACCGCTCCAACAGATCAACGTCCTCGGCGTCCCGTCGGAGTCGGTCGATCGGTCGTCGGTCGACGAACAGTACGTCGATCTCGGCTCCGGCGTCGGTCTCTCCGCCGACGCGACGACGGAGCGACTCCGGACGCTCGCGATGGTCGAACGCATCGAGGCGGCGAACACGACCGACATGCGCCGTGCCCGCCTCCAGACGGCGCTCCGTGATCTCGAAGCCGCGGTCGACGACCTCGACCAGCAACAGATCCGGGCTATCCGAGCGTACAATCGTGGTGAGCACACCGAGAAGGAGTTGCTCGTCTCGCTCGTCCGCATCCGGAACACCGCCGACGAACTCGGCGAACGCCGCAGTCGGCTCGAACAACTGGCCGCGGAGACGCCCCGTTTCGAGATCGACCGCGGTCGTCTGGCCTCGATCGGGAACCGACTCTCGGCGTTCACCGGGCCGGTCCGCGCCCACGCCGCGTCGGTACTCCGTGGCGAGGCCGGCCCTCACCGCTTCTATCTCGCGACCGGTCCACAGAGCGTCACGCTCACCACCATCGTCGACGACGCGTACCTTCGCGAGGCGTACCGCGGTGACCTCCGGAACGGCGCCGGCGACCCGATCGAACTCGAAACGGCGCTCGATATCGTCGCGACGAGCTACCCCGTGATCTGGAACACGACCCGCGAACAGACGCAGGTGTTCGGCGGCGGCGAGACGTATCCCGTCCGCATCGCCCACGGGCGCGGAGATCTGACCGCCTTCGTCGACAGTAACGCCCGCGTCGTCTACGCCGAACACCAGCGCCGGCCGCTCGATACGATGGTCGTCGACCGCCGAGTCGAGCGATCGAACGGTGACCTCCATCTCACTGTGAACCACACGTACCCCGGCGGCCCGGTTCAGGCGCAGGTCGACACCGATTCTCCGTCCGATGTATCCATCTCGATGACGGCGGGGCCGGGAGCGGCGACCCCGATCGGCACCACCGGCGACGACGGCACTCTCTGGACGCTCTCGCCCAACCGGCAGTATACGATCACGGCCGCTGATGGCGACCGGAACGTCAGCGCCGTCGTCCCCGTCGGTACACCCCCGCTGGTGGTGGCCCCGGAGCGGAACGCCTCTGACTCGACACCAACGCCGACGCCCGAGGGCTGA